From one Dysidea avara chromosome 9, odDysAvar1.4, whole genome shotgun sequence genomic stretch:
- the LOC136265575 gene encoding laminin subunit alpha-5-like isoform X1, which translates to MKFIELTIVTSLFLLVKVLGQCDNSAGCFPPTGNIALFRNISTSSTCGENGTTVFTPALTGSGMQFCSADDPTVAYPASNINDNDTTTAWQSDTGVTNVTVQLDLEGPMLFESLTIIWSTPRPSAMIIERSSDFGNTWVPYRFYSTNCVNFFMINATIITSDTILDSTEAVCTEIEGTFFPTSGSEVITFDISSHLFPGITEDEQWQYQTITNLRLQLLGTHAVEETEQYYGIFEWSVYGSCLCNGHADECIPLPGEIEDDGKIYAGCNCQHRTDGPNCEICQPLYNNAEYMRGTTTNASVCQMCQCFGHADSCVYNDTLGFGQCMCTNNTQGVMCEECVAGFYRDPAMLFSDPCIDCGCFLPGVSNPMICDSSTGVCSCKSNIDTTSNTICDTCMDGFWNISDSNPDGCQACSCNSVGSTNQVCDKTLGNCTCTSMYLPPLCSDCTDGFFLNNDDRCIGCDCNPAGAINDSCTALDGVCFCKDNIVNIKCDAPANGFYTRPLDFFVFEAEDTTFSNDFTEVFPVVSQPTNFTGQGFLMFGSILTITFSVPTTYQYELVLRYSAMGDTVPVILDITSLEEVNITLECDSTSGIAIRQGIFASLEETEMPNHGAEAVIRICLEAGVMYNVMINRLPFTTATFLLDSVLLLPLFATQSAYLNSQEGMDLYADTLDSCLPREVGPTPVFCDPLTFILSVEFFGQVYPCDCDPIGTLRVDECSVDGGVCVCKPGVGGRQCDRCIPSFYNFSNDGCTACNCNPAGVVDITDCDPDNGTCMCKANVDTEVNSVCDTCQDGFWNISTENPDGCQECMCDPVGSSDSVCDKVFGNCSCNANFIGRTCSECAVDYYVSNNQCVPCDCHPVGSLDTVCDVMSGQCSCLPNINGRTCNETVPGYYYRALDYIRFEAEDLSYPEGFSEVLPITNNPVYDNNFTGRGYIAFPRVGGRLEFLISVPESSRYEVILRYRFFNMDQTIISLNVDSLMETNNSLGCDLINANVSQNIFMPISSQQTFHMFLFNACFDRGTQYLVTVDFDQFLLPSSEAILEVDSVVLIPRFEETSSYYNTQPSAQIEDCIPRAAGSVPPTNTACTETTFSLSVEFYGQVVECNCDSTGAVSDPQEKPCDCNGGYCPCKDGVGGKICDRCLNGYFNLSTNGCAACACDVDNSNSFLCDDNGQCSCAMGITGLQCNECEDGRFNFGSSGCQLCNCEPLGSTSNICDKVTGACQCVDGVIGDLCDACPLGSILTNSIYQRLCEPCRCYNQSDLCTVDTTYSLAAISSDFIQICNSTASFVIETDGWMIEGNGTFTRCTENGLGYNSSDVDMDRLVAPDNFTGDLTGSYSLQLSVLLRLPQNARLHSNTSTVELCGPGRIECLIGEFECDSSNLETEGLLLLTISFREMYWRFQVDPNSQPTYLEFLYTLTDVTSLSFPASFAMVETYYLQSVSLQTIVSNDTVTSSDLVIIQSVFPVEICQQCSNNYTGRFCEQCASGFYRPAGGLQCVVCDCNNLSTTCDPQTGICFGCTGNATGNNCDECVTGTFGDPSNDIPCQPCQCDVAKPECILEVDGNQTCINCPFGMAGRNCDVCADNFTLTPSGLRCFRCDCFGNAMPSPGEPICDMVNGQCANCSFNTTGPQCQFCLDGYFGDPTGSRKCSECTCHANGTEGLCVNQGDVGVCTCRPGTTGANCDECILGYWGLHLGGCRPCDCCANGSVNGSCDQSTGRCYCLPGVGSDTDYKCCDCSFGNYDFVSGVGCQDCGCSEGAVTPQCNENGTCMCIEGAVGEKCEECGFEYSGTVPNCERCPVCFDEAATNIEELMANISSLSVRIDQLNSSRTPLEDINATISDLEYQLSQVELAVQYRLVTRANVIYLEVEANNTKDDLAMLQQNFTMVMDLVNGAISTVADYLEIILSFNGTINGTGVADVHTRLQSISATILNLNSSTFASFQTLQQSLLAAETLQDDFDNARNNISNSQSRLDEVLQLVSIAGNLSDTAANQNLYNRGNLSLLNVSVAMLQSELQMQLLRVNTSTTQLEATYSTAMALWDTLIQTEEEIQNTSLAVQNLHNHSNTTFDLATNALTILHDLDENVTRLMSRTEEFLQNINTQQEVIVNATQLVMMVNVTAEDTLSLMTPSIELAEMLAREINSTFPSDEDIATISMTINNGTLIAQQTLEIARNASEIAGNISLIVNRTVEQINTTQLLYDQVDATYQQLLIQQASITNNTSQVTINLATFNASLMQVNNMLEAIDVAISDAYAIGIDNYNRSMELSANASNLCTAANTLEQRSAELNSSVAELSSEIDVIEQNGAIQLNTVQTLYDNATAVNDTAHSVPLQQLQNLLDAYLAERRRVTNLTTRADFLRSELDQLLTDIQQSSVILRECTRTP; encoded by the exons ATGAAGTTTATCGAGTTGACTATTGTTACTTCGCTGTTTTTACTGGTAAAAGTACTCGGACAGTGCGACAACAGTGCCGGGTGTTTTCCACCCACCGGCAACATTGCATTATTCCGTAACATTTCGACAAGTTCAACATGTGGAGAAAACGGGACCACAGTTTTTACACCAGCACTTACAGGCAGTGGCATGCAGTTTTGTTCAGCTGATGATCCTACAGTAGCCTACCCAGCTAGCAACATCAATGACAATGACACAACAACAGCTTGGCAATCAGACACTGGAGTAACTAATGTTACAGTTCAGCTTGATTTAGAAGGTCCAATGTTGTTTGAAAGTTTAACAATTATTTGGAGTACTCCTCGGCCAAGTGCAATGATTATTGAGAGGTCGTCAGATTTTGGGAACACTTGGGTACCATACAGGTTTTACTCTACCAACTGTGTAAATTTTTTTATGATCAATGCCACCATAATCACATCTGATACAATACTGGACTCTACTGAAGCTGTCTGTACAGAGATTGAAGGCACTTTTTTCCCCACTTCAGGCAGTGAGGTA ATCACATTTGATATTTCCTCACACTTATTTCCTGGGATCACAGAAGATGAACAGTGGCAATACCAGACTATCACAAACTTGAGACTACAACTATTAGGGACACATGCTGTTGAAGAAACAGAACAATACTATGGAATATTTGAATGGTCTGTGTATGGAAGTTGTCTCTGTAACGGACATGCTGATGAATGTATACCACTACCAGGAGAGATAGAAGATGATGGAAAG ATATATGCTGGGTGTAACTGCCAACATCGTACAGACGGTCCCAACTGTGAAATATGCCAGCCTCTTTATAACAATGCTGAGTACATGAGAGGCACTACCACTAATGCCAGTGTTTGTCAAA TGTGTCAGTGTTTCGGTCATGCAGACAGTTGTGTATACAATGACACTCTCGGGTTTGGCCAGTGTATGTGTACCAATAACACACAGGGTGTTATGTGTGAAGAATGTGTGGCTGGATTCTACCGGGATCCTGCAATGCTCTTCTCAGATCCTTGCATAG ATTGTGGGTGTTTTTTACCTGGAGTATCTAATCCCATGATATGTGATTCTTCAACTGGAGTGTGTTCTTGTAAATCCAACATTGATACCACTTCTAATACAATTTGTGATACCTGCATGGATGGATTTTGGAATATCAGTGATAGCAACCCTGATGGTTGCCAAG cATGCTCATGTAACTCAGTTGGAAGTACCAATCAAGTTTGTGATAAGACACTTGGTAACTGCACATGTACAAGCATGTATCTCCCTCCGCTCTGCTCAGACTGCACG GATGGATTTTTCCTCAATAATGATGACAGGTGTATAGGATGTGATTGTAATCCAGCTGGAGCCATCAATGACTCTTGTACTGCCCTTGATGGTGTTTGTTTCTGCAAGGATAATATTGTGAATATCAAGTGTGATGCTCCAGCTAATGGCTTCTATACTAGACCATTAGATTTCTTTGTATTTGAAGCTGAGGATACTACATTTAGTAAT GATTTTACGGAAGTGTTTCCTGTTGTTAGTCAGCCAACTAATTTTACTGGTCAAGGATTCTTAATGTTTGGCTCAATCTTGACAATTACATTTTCAGTGCCAACGACTTATCAGTATGAGCTAGTACTACGATACAGT GCAATGGGTGATACTGTCCCTGTAATATTAGACATAACAAGTTTGGAAGAAGTTAATATAACTCTTGAATGTGACAGTACAAGTGGTATAGCCATCAGACAAGGTATATTTGCTTCACTGGAAGAGACAGAAATGCCAAACCATGGTGCTGAGGCTGTAATCAGAATATGTTTGGAAGCTGGAGTAATGTATAATGTGATGATCAACCGATTGCCGTTTACTACAGCAACATTTCTCTTAGATTCT gttTTACTGTTGCCATTGTTTGCAACACAAAGTGCCTATTTGAATTCACAAGAAGGGATGGACTTATATGCAGACACTTTGGATAGTTGTCTCCCTAGGGAAGTAGGCCCAACTCCTGTATTTTGTGATCCATTAACATTCATACTGTCTGTTGAATTCTTTGGACAAGTCTATC CTTGTGATTGTGACCCTATTGGAACTCTCAGAGTTGATGAATGTTCTGTAGATGGTGGAGTGTGTGTTTGTAAGCCAGGTGTTGGTGGGAGGCAATGTGACCGATGTATCCCTTCATTCTATAACTTCAGTAATGATGGTTGCActg CTTGTAATTGTAACCCAGCTGGAGTGGTAGACATTACAGATTGTGATCCTGATAatggtacatgtatgtgtaaggCTAACGTGGACACTGAAGTAAACAGTGTATGTGATACATGCCAAGATGGGTTCTGGAATATATCCACTGAAAACCCTGATGGATGTCAAG AATGCATGTGTGATCCAGTTGGCAGTAGTGATTCAGTGTGTGACAAAGTATTTGGTAATTGTTCGTGTAATGCTAACTTCATTGGACGAACATGTTCAGAATGTGCA GTTGACTATTATGTTTCAAACAACCAGTGTGTTCCATGTGATTGTCATCCAGTTGGATCACTTGATACAGTCTGTGATGTGATGAGTGGTCAATGTAGTTGCCTGCCCAATATCAATGGTAGAACTTGTAATGAAACAGTCCCTGGCTATTACTATAGAGCACTTGACTATATCAGGTTTGAAGCAGAAGATCTGTCTTACCCTGAG GGATTTTCTGAGGTGCTCCCAATCACAAATAATCCAGTTTATGACAACAATTTTACTGGAAGAGGGTATATTGCCTTTCCCAGGGTTGGTGGAAGATTAGAATTCCTCATATCAGTTCCAGAGAGCTCCCGATATGAAGTGATCCTTCGATACAGG TTTTTTAATATGGATCAAACAATTATCAGTCTGAATGTTGATAGTTTAATGGAAACGAATAATTCTCTTGGCTGTGATCTAATCAATGCCAATGTATCACAAAACATATTTATGCCAATATCTAGTCAACAGACTTTTCACATGTTCCTCTTTAATGCATGCTTTGACAGAGGCACCCAGTATTTAGTAACTGTGGACTTTGATCAATTTCTTCTACCTAGCAGTGAGGCCATCCTTGAAGTAGACTCT GTTGTACTAATACCACGATTCGAAGAGACTAGCAGTTATTATAATACACAACCATCAGCTCAGATAGAAGATTGCATACCCAGAGCTGCAGGATCTGTACCACCAACTAACACAGCTTGTACTGAAACAACATTCTCTTTATCAGTAGAGTTCTATGGACAAGTAGTTG AATGTAACTGTGACTCTACTGGAGCTGTTAGTGATCCTCAGGAGAAACCTTGTGACTGCAACGGTGGCTACTGCCCATGCAAGGACGGTGTGGGAGGGAAAATATGTGACCGATGTTTAAATGGGTACTTCAACCTCTCAACAAATGGATGCGCAG CTTGTGCATGTGATGTGGACAACTCAAACAGTTTTCTCTGTGATGATAATGGACAGTGTTCCTGTGCAATGGGTATTACTGGCTTACAGTGTAACGAATGTGAAGATGGGAGATTCAACTTTGGCAGTTCAGGCTGTCAATTGTGTAACTGTGAACCACTAGGAAGTACCTCAAATATTTGTGATAAAGTAACCGGAGCATGTCAGTGTGTTGATGGTGTTATTGGTGATCTCTGTGATGCTTGTCCACTTGGGAGCATATTAACCAACAGTATATATCAAAGACTCTGTGAACCATGTCGTTGCTATAATCAATCAGATTTATGCACTGTGGACACTACATACAGCTTAGCTGCTATAAGCTCAGATTTTATCCAGATATGTAACAGCACTGCTAGCTTTGTTATCGAGACAGATGGATGGATGATTGAAGGAAATGGAACATTTACAAGATG CACTGAAAATGGACTAGGATACAATAGCTCTGATGTAGACATGGACAGATTAGTTGCTCCTGATAATTTTACTGGAGACTTGACTGGATCTTATTCCTTACAATTATCTGTACTACTACGACTACCACAAAATGCTAGATTACACTCGAACACATCTACTGTGGAATTGTGTGGTCCTGGAAGAATCGAATGTTTAATTGGAGAGTTTGAGTGTGATTCCTCTAACCTAGAAACCGAGGGATTACTGTTGCTAACT ATATCATTCCGTGAAATGTACTGGAGATTTCAAGTTGATCCCAACAGTCAACCAACCTATTTGGAATTTCTTTATACATTGACTGATGTTACATCACTTAGCTTCCCTGCCTCATTTGCAATG GTTGAGACGTACTATCTTCAAAGTGTATCATTACAAACAATCGTTTCTAATGATACAGTAACCAGTAGTGATTTGGTGATCATTCAGTCAGTGTTTCCAGTTGAAATCTGCCAGCAGTGTTCAAACAATTACACTGGTCGTTTTTGTGAACAGTGTGCCTCAGGGTTCTATAGGCCAGCTGGGGGACTGCAATGTGTTGTCTGTGACTGTAACAATCTTAGTACAACTTGCGACCCTCAAACTGGTATCTGCTTTGGGTGCACTGGAAATGCCACTGGAAATAATTGTGATGAATGTGTCACTGGGACTTTTGGGGATCCATCAAATGATATACCCTGCCAACCATGTCAGTGTGATGTGGCTAAACCAGAGTGTATCCTAGAAGTTGATGGCAATCAAACATGTATTAATTGTCCTTTTGGAATGGCTGGTAGAAACTGTGACGTGTGTGCTGATAATTTCACCTTG ACTCCAAGTGGACTGCGCTGCTTTAGATGTGACTGTTTTGGGAATGCCATGCCATCTCCTGGGGAGCCCATCTGTGACATGGTGAACGGGCAGTGTGCTAACTGCTCCTTTAATACTACAGGACCTCAGTGTCAGTTTTGTCTAGATGGCTATTTCGGTGATCCCACTGGAAGCAGAAAATGTTCAG AGTGTACTTGTCATGCAAATGGCACTGAGGGGTTATGTGTAAATCAAGGAGATGTGGGAGTATGTACATGTAGACCTGGTACAACTGGGGCAAACTGTGATGAGTGTATACTGGGATACTGGGGACTTCACTTGGGAGGCTGTAGACCATGTGACTGCTGTGCTAACGGTTCTGTTAATGGATCATGTGACCAA AGTACTGGAAGGTGTTATTGTTTGCCAGGTGTAGGGAGTGATACTGATTACAAGTGTTGTGATTGTTCATTTGGCAATTACGATTTTGTATCTGGAGTTGGATGCCAAG attgTGGTTGTAGTGAAGGAGCAGTTACTCCACAGTGTAATGAGAATGGGACATGTATGTGTATTGAAGGAGCAGTTGGTGAAAAATGTGAAGAATGTGGCTTTGAGTATTCCG GTACTGTTCCCAATTGTGAGAGGTGTCCTGTGTGTTTTGATGAGGCAGCCACAAACATTGAAGAACTGATGGCAAATATTTCAAGTCTTTCAGTTCGTATAGACCAGCTCAACTCTTCAAGAACTCCACTAGAAGATATCAATGCTACAATATCAGATCTGGAATATCAACTATCCCAGGTGGAACTTGCAGTACAATATCGTCTTGTTACTAGGGCCAATGTCATTTACTTAGAAGTAGAAGCAAATAAT ACTAAAGATGATTTAGCCATGCTGCAGCAGAACTTTACCATGGTGATGGATCTTGTAAATGGAGCTATTTCTACTGTTGCTGATTACCTAGAAATTATTTTATCATTTAATGGGACCATCAATGGTACAGGAGTTGCAGATGTCCATACTAGACTACAAAGTATATCTGCAACAATACTGAACCTGAATTCCAGCACGTTTGCTTCTTTTCAAACTTTGCAACAATCGCTGTTAGCAGCTGAGACCCTACAAGATGATTTTGATAATGCCAGGAATAATATCAGCAACTCACAATCACGTTTAGATGAAGTATTACAACTAGTATCGATTGCAGGAAATTTATCCGACACAGCTGCCAATCAGAATTTATATAACAGAGGCAACTTATCACTGTTAAATGTCTCTGTCGCAATGTTACAAAGTGAACTACAAATGCAGTTGCTGAGAGTGAACACTTCCACCACACAATTGGAGGCAACTTATTCCACTGCCATGGCATTATGGGATACCCTGATACAGACTGAAGAAGAAATTCAGAACACTTCACTTGCAGTGCAGAATCTACACAACCACAGTAACACTACATTTGATTTAGCCACCAATGCCTTAACCATATTGCATGACTTAGAT GAGAATGTTACTAGGTTGATGAGCAGGACTGAAGAGTTCCTACAAAACATCAATACTCAACAAGAGGTTATTGTCAATGCTACACAACTTGTTATGATGGTTAATGTCACTGCTGAGGATACACTTTCCTTGATGACTCCTAGTATAGAGCTAGCTGAGATGTTAGCTAGAGAAATCAACAGTACATTTCCATCAGATGAAGATATTGCTACAATATCAATGACAATTAACAATGGTACATTGATTGCTCAACAGACATTAGAAATAGCCAGAAATGCAAG TGAAATTGCTGGGAACATTTCTCTAATAGTCAACAGAACAGtagaacaaatcaacacaacaCAATTATTATATGATCAAGTTGATGCTACTTATCAACAATTACTAATACAACAAGCCTCCATTACAAACAACACATCACAA gttACTATTAATCTGGCTACCTTCAATGCTAGTCTAATGCAAGTCAACAACATGTTAGAGGCAATAGATgttgccatttcagatgcataTGCCATCGGAATTGACAATTATAACAGAAGTATGGAATTGAGTGCAAATGCTTCCAATCTCTGTACAGCAGCCAACACACTAGAACAG AGATCAGCAGAGCTTAATTCATCAGTGGCAGAGTTAAGCAGTGAGATTGATGTGATTGAACAGAATGGTGCTATTCAACTCAACACCGTACAAACCCTGTATGACAATGCCACTGCAGTCAATGACACAGCCCACAGCGTCCCCTTACAACAACTACAAA ATTTACTTGATGCCTATCTAGCAGAAAGAAGAAGGGTCACAAATCTTACAACACGTGCTGACTTCCTTAGAAGTGAACTCGACCAGTTACTAACAGACATTCAACAATCATCAGTTATACTTAGAGAATGCACCAGAACTCCATGA